In Polaribacter sp. Hel_I_88, the following proteins share a genomic window:
- a CDS encoding transposase: protein MKIRRISDFQYSFSFLSSTEELEKFKARFLMSDLGKIYSAIPWKNLVKSFKITEAIKGPDCIFSPQGKLGLMFLKHYACCSDKRLIEQLNSNYNYQFFCGIYLGFDTLENYKIVSQIRCELAADLNISSTEKILFNYWSKYIDEQEKATTDATCYESEVRYPTDQKLLKESVDWCYKQMKIICKSLCVKLPRTKYLKWSKRYVGYSKMRRKTTKKRTSITRAFLKLLRKLLAEIKTLEKQHYFTMPNRFYKTLNTVKKIFSQQYLLFEKGEKPKNRIVSISKDYLRPIVRGKEIKKVEFGAKVNKLQIDGINFIQKISFDNFNEGTQFKNTVYKAQGLTNRKIKILGADAIYATNKNRVFATSNHIQTDFKPKGRPSKHHKEQKKLKKMITKERASRLEGGFGKEKEHYHLKKIKAKTKPTEILWIFFGIHTANCLEIGRRMQNQILQKVA from the coding sequence ATGAAAATACGAAGAATTTCTGACTTCCAGTACTCTTTTTCTTTTTTATCCTCTACAGAGGAATTAGAAAAATTCAAAGCACGTTTTTTAATGTCTGATTTAGGTAAAATTTACAGTGCAATTCCTTGGAAAAATTTAGTCAAATCATTTAAAATTACAGAAGCTATCAAAGGACCAGACTGTATTTTTAGCCCTCAAGGAAAATTAGGTTTAATGTTTTTAAAACATTATGCTTGTTGTTCTGATAAGCGTTTGATTGAGCAGTTGAATTCCAATTATAATTATCAGTTTTTTTGTGGTATTTATTTAGGATTTGATACCCTTGAAAACTATAAAATAGTGAGTCAAATACGTTGCGAATTAGCTGCTGATTTAAACATTAGTTCAACAGAAAAAATACTATTTAATTATTGGAGTAAATATATTGATGAACAAGAAAAAGCAACAACAGATGCCACTTGTTATGAGAGTGAAGTTCGCTATCCAACAGATCAAAAACTATTGAAAGAATCTGTTGACTGGTGCTATAAACAAATGAAGATAATTTGTAAATCTTTATGTGTAAAACTTCCTAGAACCAAATACTTGAAATGGTCAAAAAGATATGTTGGTTATAGTAAAATGCGAAGAAAAACAACAAAGAAAAGAACCTCCATAACAAGAGCTTTTTTAAAACTATTACGCAAATTATTAGCGGAGATTAAAACTCTTGAAAAACAACATTATTTTACAATGCCAAATCGTTTTTATAAAACACTAAATACAGTAAAAAAAATATTCTCACAACAGTATTTACTGTTTGAGAAAGGAGAAAAACCAAAGAATAGAATCGTAAGCATAAGCAAAGATTACTTACGTCCAATAGTGAGAGGAAAAGAGATAAAAAAAGTAGAATTTGGGGCAAAAGTAAACAAACTTCAAATTGATGGAATTAACTTTATACAGAAAATAAGTTTTGATAACTTTAATGAAGGGACACAATTTAAAAATACAGTTTATAAGGCACAAGGATTAACCAATAGGAAAATTAAAATACTTGGTGCAGATGCTATTTATGCAACGAATAAGAACAGAGTTTTTGCAACTTCAAACCATATACAAACAGACTTCAAACCTAAAGGAAGACCTTCAAAGCATCATAAAGAGCAAAAAAAGCTCAAAAAAATGATTACCAAAGAAAGAGCTTCTAGATTAGAGGGGGGTTTTGGTAAAGAAAAGGAACATTATCATCTAAAAAAGATAAAAGCGAAAACCAAACCAACAGAAATACTTTGGATATTCTTTGGTATTCATACTGCAAATTGCCTTGAAATTGGCAGAAGAATGCAAAATCAAATTTTACAAAAAGTAGCCTAA